CCCCGCCTCTCCCGGAAGCTCACCCTCCGGCCTGTCTGCTGGGCCAGGGCCTTGGCGATGGAGTTGAAGTTGGTTTTGCAGCCGAAGAGCCCATGCAGAAAGACAAGGGGCGGGCGGGTTGCCTCCCCGTCCAGAAGTCTGTAGGAAAGCGGCACCGGCCTGGCGGGAGGAGCAAGGGTAGGGGAAGGGTCTGCGCCGGCTGGCGAAGCGGCCTGGGAGAGGGCGGGCCCAAGCGGAGGAAGTGGAGCTATCTGGGTTGgactggagggggaggggcgaaGGACGAACTTGCACCTGACACCCTTGACTGACCTCGGCTCGGTGCCGCCTTGGCTGCTGCTGGGTGCGACAGGCACTCTGGAGAAGCTGGGACTGGAGGGGCCGAGGCCCCTATGGGGGTGCCTCCAGGCGCTGGCCCAGCGGAGCATCTCCCAGATCTCCTTCCCGGCGCGCACCTCGTGGTGTCCCCCGGCTCCGCCTCGCTCGGAGCCCCGCCCAATTCCGACTGGAGCGCCGCCTTCTCCCCGCCCCCTATCGCGGAGCGCCCCTCCTTCGCTCACGTTTCCTTACGTAATCCCGGAAAACTGTCCCCCCCCAGGCTCCGCCCCTTGCGTCACTACGAAACCCTGTGGGCCCCACGCCCACAGGCGAGAGCGCCGCACCTGGCCACGCCCTGGGCGGAGCCAACCAATACTCTGGCCCCGCCCTGCTAAGCTcctcccggcccctccccgcGCAGAATTCTTGCGGGGAGTCGGAGCCTGAGTTTTGAGAATCACGTTCCCGCAGCTCGTGACGTGCTGGGTTTGGGGCTTGAACTCTCGCCGCGGGGCAGATCCTTGCCAAGCCGAGGAGGCGCTGCCTGAGCCCGCTGCGGACCCCGCACCTGGCCTGCTCCGGATGCTGTATTTTCTGTGCCGCTGGCGGTCGCAGGCGAGGGGCGCCATGAGTGGCTCCCGTCGTCGAGGCGTCAGCTTGGAGGCGCCGTGCTCTACAGCTGGCGGCCCAGGCAGGCTGGACGGAGCACCTCTTACTAATCCTGAAGTCTACTCTAGAAAGAGCTAGGAGAGACTCT
This region of Phocoena phocoena chromosome 15, mPhoPho1.1, whole genome shotgun sequence genomic DNA includes:
- the ABHD11 gene encoding sn-1-specific diacylglycerol lipase ABHD11 isoform X3, whose translation is MLRWASAWRHPHRGLGPSSPSFSRVPVAPSSSQGGTEPRPVPLSYRLLDGEATRPPLVFLHGLFGCKTNFNSIAKALAQQTGRRVLTVDARNHGDSPHSPDMSYEAMSQDLQDLLPQLGLVPCVLIGHSMGGRTAMLLALQRSQPPP